Genomic DNA from Deltaproteobacteria bacterium:
CTCTTGCGATAGCATCATTTAACATGTCTAAAAGTTTTTTACTTGCCATATTTCCTCCTTCCTATAATTTTCATAGTTCAATAACACTTTTTTGAAATAATTGCAAAGAAAAAAGTTATACAAACATGTTTAAATGCATAGATAATAGTAATCACTGTTACTGAAAACTATGATAAAATACTCAATAGGCAACAAAAAAGAACAGCTCTAATAAACGAGATTTACTGAATTCATCTTGTATTGATCTTTTCTTTCATCTCCCGCACAGCATGCTCGAGTCCGATAAAGACAGCCCTTGCTATAATGGAATGACCTATATTGTATTCTGTTATACTATCAATCTTTGTCAATGGTTCGATATTTACGTAGTTTAACCCATGTCCTGCTGCAATACCTAGCTTCAGTTTTTCCGCAGTTATAACCGCATTTATTATCCGCTGAATTTCTTTTTCCCGTTCGTCCCTTGTTTTTGCTTCACTGTATCGTGCAGTGCTTATTTCAACCACATCAGCACCTGCCCTATGTGATGCTTTAACCTGATCTATTTCTGGATCTATAAAAAGACTGATAATTATGTCTGCATCATGAAACAGCCTTATGTGTTTTTTAAATGTTTCCACATTCAAACTTACTTCAAGCCCTCCTTCTGTTGTAAGTTCTTCTCTCCTCTCGGGCACAATGGTTATGGTGTCCGGTTTAATATCAAGGGCTATCTTAATCATCTCCTGTGTAGATGCCATTTCAAGATTAAACTTTGTTTTGATTAGCCTGCGGGCAAGTTCAAGATCCCTGTCCTGTGTATGCCTGCGATCCTCTCTTAAGTGCATAACAATACTATCCGCTCCCGCAAGTTCAATAAGAGAAATCGCTGATACCGGATCGGGCTCTGCGATCTTTCTTGCCTGCCTAATGGTTGCTATATGATCTATATTAACCCCAAGCTTTTTCATAATTTTTAATCCTCATGTATAATATTAGCATAAATGGTAGTTTTATTTCTACCATTTTTTTTAGAATAGTAAAGTGCATTGTCAGAATGCTCTATAAGTTCTTGCTTATTTTTGGCGTCTTCTGAAAAACAGGCAACCCCTATACTTATGGTAATCTTAACACCTTCAATGTCTCCATCACCAAATGTTACTGCTTCAACTTTCTTTCTCAACCTTTCTATGATCTTGAATGCGCCATTCGTATCTGTGTTTGGCAGAACAACTACGAACTCTTCCCCGCCATACCTTGCAGCATAGTCAACATCTCTTATTGTCTGCATAACAATAGAGGCAAACTTTTTAAGGATAGTATCTCCAAATGGGTGACCGTACGTATCATTTATGGTTTTAAAGTGATCTATATCCATCATGACTACGGATAATTTATGCTTATATCTTTGTCCCTCCCTTATCTTTTCATCAAGATAACCCTGAAAATGCCTGTGGTTATACAGTCCTGTCAAACCGTCGGTAATGGAAAGTTTCTCTAATTTATCAAATAGTATGGAGTTATAAAGCGATATGGCGATCTGACTGATAAGTGTGTTCAGGATGATGCTTAGCCTTTCGCTTAGCGGCTTTTCCATAAATAATATTATTAACCCTACCTCTTCCTCCTTACCGAGTAACGATATGAATGATACATATTTGAATTTTTTATCCGGTTCATAAATATCACAGAGTGATGGCGAGATCTGCTTCATCTGCGATGTATAAAACTGATTAATTGAGCTTACATCTTTTATCTCTGCTCCACCAAGAATCATACCCGTATCTATAACAAATTCTTTATCGATAAGATTATCGCCGATTTCATAGGTCGACACAATTTCATACGTCTCCTCATTGCTTCTCAATGCAAATATCCCCGTATCCATGTTTGTAATCCTTTTGATCTCCTGCAGTGCAATAGTGCCTATCTCGGATGAGTTTATACGGCTTGAAAGATTTTTTACAAATATGTACATAGCCCCCTTTTCATACATATCGTACCTTAACCTGTACTGCAGTTCCATGTTATCCATAAGATCCACAATCTGGTTCGCAATTACAGTAAGAATCTTAACATGCTCATCCGTAAAAGCCTGCACCTCAAGGCTGTCTGCACATATAATACCTATCACATCATCATTTTTTATAACAGGAACAGCCATAAAAGATTTTATCCCTTCATTTCTTGTATAGTAGGGAATATTCTTTATTTCATCCTTCATCTCATTGAGCAGCACACTTTTTCTATTTTTCAATACCCAGCCGATATATGTATCATCATTGCCTACGGTATTATCCATATTGATCCACTCACTGTTTGATAATATTTCTCTGCCTTTTAACTGTAAATCCTTGTCTATAAGGTATAAAATAACTGTATACGAATGGATCGCTGAACGAATCGTTTCTACGATAGAAAATAACCTTTCATTCATCAACGTCATCAACCTGCTTCTTTCCTTCTTAAGCCCCTCTTCCGATATTATCTCCGAATACTTAGGGTTATCTTTTTCTGCTCCTTGAATTATATTGAATTTCACAGGTGCTTCCCTGAGCATGCTGATTTGATTTCGCAGATACTTTATTGTTATTGTTTGGTGCTTTAGTATTAGACCGATAGTTAATACCGTTAACGTTGAGATCACTGCATAAAAAATATCGTTATGCAGCGGCAAAGAATATATATAGGCTCTCAAAAATAAGATGCCAATACCATAGATCACTGCAAGCAATCCGGAAACAATTCCAAAGACAATCGTTATAATAGCAAATAACATGTAAATAGAAGCTGTAAAATTTGTTTTAAATGCGTAATCTCCGTACTGGAGAGCTATAATAAATACTATGCTCATAAATAAAGACAGCATTATATCTTTAATTGTTTGCTGATAATGTGAAAGCAGGTATATTAAGATTGTATAAACAAAAAATAATCCTATGAACGCGAGAAGAAACAGACTGAATTTATTGGAAACAGTACTGAATAGATAGCCTGATGACGCAACACCCAAAAAAATAACAAATAAGCTTATTACAATAATCTGCCTGACTTTTTGATTGCTCATATAAAACACATACCTTATTTACACAGTTAAACCAAAAAATGCAATAAGGAAGTCTGCTCATTTGTTCGGGGTACCCATGCAAGGCATGGGTCGGGAGTTATTTTTCCCTTTATTTCATTTAATCTGCCTTCAAATTTTTTCATAACATCATTGTCCCAGAGTTGGGTCATTGCGTATAAATTTCATAACGCCCCCAGCCCCTCTTATCTCAAGGAGTCAAGCCATCCCGTGTCCAGCATTATTTGTGTGTTAGTAAAGGGGAGGATTTGTTATAAATACATTTTTGGGTTAAGCAATATACTGCACTACATAAAATCTGAGATTAGTTTTGCGCTGGCTTTTGTTCTGTAGGTGCAGTAACAGGTATACCAATCTTATTCTTTTTGAATCTGATAATGATCTCGTTTTTTTTTGCCATACCAAGTTCTTCCCGGGCTATTTTTTCTATATAAAAATCATTATTTTCGAGTAACTTTATCTCTCCTGCAAGTTGTGAATCCTGCTCAAGTAAATGATCTCTTTTATTCTTTAGCTGTGAAACGGTTTTTTTTGATTTCCATAAATCGTATAAGCCGCCGCGCGAGAATATCGTATAAAATGCAAGAGCTAAAGCAAATATAAACAGAAATCTATTAAACCACTTCATCTTAAGATCATTCCTTCGCCTGCGTTACCTTTCCAAACATGTATATGCCTTGCAATATGTCCAGTGCACGTTTTATCTCATTATCCTTAAATAGTTCCTGTTCGTAATTAGTTTCTTTGTTGTTCTCTGTTTTCTGCAATGTTTCCGTCGCGGGGAAATGGCCTTCAAGGTCTTTTTCTCTAATAGCGAATATGTTGGTTGATTCTACACCAACGATTTTTTCTTCATGCATGGTTATATCAGGCTGTATGCCTTCTGCCTGAATCGATTTGCCATTTGGAGTATAGTAAAGCGCCGTCGTAAGCCTGAGTGCAGAGCCATCGTCAAGAGGAATAATGGTCTGGACAGAACCTTTCCCAAAACTCGGTGTACCAACAATGATTGCTCTACGATGATCCTGTAACGCGCCTGCCACTATTTCTGAAGCGCTTGCTGTACCGCCGTTGATAAGTACAACTATAGGAT
This window encodes:
- a CDS encoding septum formation initiator family protein translates to MKWFNRFLFIFALALAFYTIFSRGGLYDLWKSKKTVSQLKNKRDHLLEQDSQLAGEIKLLENNDFYIEKIAREELGMAKKNEIIIRFKKNKIGIPVTAPTEQKPAQN
- a CDS encoding pyridoxine 5'-phosphate synthase; this translates as MKKLGVNIDHIATIRQARKIAEPDPVSAISLIELAGADSIVMHLREDRRHTQDRDLELARRLIKTKFNLEMASTQEMIKIALDIKPDTITIVPERREELTTEGGLEVSLNVETFKKHIRLFHDADIIISLFIDPEIDQVKASHRAGADVVEISTARYSEAKTRDEREKEIQRIINAVITAEKLKLGIAAGHGLNYVNIEPLTKIDSITEYNIGHSIIARAVFIGLEHAVREMKEKINTR
- a CDS encoding diguanylate cyclase, which codes for MSNQKVRQIIVISLFVIFLGVASSGYLFSTVSNKFSLFLLAFIGLFFVYTILIYLLSHYQQTIKDIMLSLFMSIVFIIALQYGDYAFKTNFTASIYMLFAIITIVFGIVSGLLAVIYGIGILFLRAYIYSLPLHNDIFYAVISTLTVLTIGLILKHQTITIKYLRNQISMLREAPVKFNIIQGAEKDNPKYSEIISEEGLKKERSRLMTLMNERLFSIVETIRSAIHSYTVILYLIDKDLQLKGREILSNSEWINMDNTVGNDDTYIGWVLKNRKSVLLNEMKDEIKNIPYYTRNEGIKSFMAVPVIKNDDVIGIICADSLEVQAFTDEHVKILTVIANQIVDLMDNMELQYRLRYDMYEKGAMYIFVKNLSSRINSSEIGTIALQEIKRITNMDTGIFALRSNEETYEIVSTYEIGDNLIDKEFVIDTGMILGGAEIKDVSSINQFYTSQMKQISPSLCDIYEPDKKFKYVSFISLLGKEEEVGLIILFMEKPLSERLSIILNTLISQIAISLYNSILFDKLEKLSITDGLTGLYNHRHFQGYLDEKIREGQRYKHKLSVVMMDIDHFKTINDTYGHPFGDTILKKFASIVMQTIRDVDYAARYGGEEFVVVLPNTDTNGAFKIIERLRKKVEAVTFGDGDIEGVKITISIGVACFSEDAKNKQELIEHSDNALYYSKKNGRNKTTIYANIIHED